Proteins encoded in a region of the Halorussus sp. MSC15.2 genome:
- a CDS encoding CPBP family intramembrane glutamic endopeptidase — MPPAPKYPSFAAVTMFVLGLLIVLARASQAMFEDPEAADERPATDEAESRVPATGAARIERHADTGKGRHERRILDDDESNPWSDETGRRTEESPWGENRAETDARRARDPTTEPSVPEQQAGGAEEDLNFSTGALLTNVAFSQGLLGAAIVAAAWLADVPLAALGVRLGDPWSVGLPAVGVGAAVGVALYAANELSTTLADAAGIEYSEGLREALAPDTLGGWAVLLVVVLPVIAGFEELLFRAALVGAFATGFGLSPWLLAAFSTVAFAVGHGAQGPGGVAVTGLLGFALAAAFVLTGSLLVVVVAHYLVNALEFVVHEGLGVEWT, encoded by the coding sequence ATGCCGCCAGCGCCGAAGTACCCGTCGTTCGCCGCCGTCACGATGTTCGTCCTCGGACTGCTCATCGTCCTCGCTCGGGCCTCGCAGGCGATGTTCGAGGACCCCGAAGCGGCCGACGAGCGACCCGCAACCGACGAGGCGGAGTCCCGCGTTCCCGCGACCGGCGCGGCCCGCATCGAGCGCCACGCCGACACCGGGAAGGGACGACACGAACGCCGAATCCTCGACGACGACGAGTCGAACCCGTGGAGCGACGAGACCGGTCGGCGCACCGAGGAGTCGCCGTGGGGCGAGAACCGGGCCGAGACCGACGCCCGGCGAGCGCGGGACCCGACGACCGAACCGTCTGTACCCGAGCAGCAGGCGGGCGGCGCGGAGGAGGACCTGAACTTCTCGACCGGCGCGCTACTGACCAACGTCGCGTTCAGTCAGGGACTGCTCGGCGCGGCAATCGTCGCCGCGGCGTGGCTCGCCGACGTCCCCCTCGCCGCGCTCGGCGTACGCCTCGGCGACCCGTGGAGCGTCGGTCTCCCCGCCGTCGGGGTCGGGGCGGCGGTCGGCGTCGCGCTGTACGCCGCCAACGAACTGAGTACGACGCTCGCGGACGCCGCGGGCATCGAGTACTCCGAGGGTCTCAGGGAGGCGCTCGCGCCCGACACGCTCGGCGGGTGGGCGGTGCTGCTCGTGGTCGTCCTCCCCGTTATCGCGGGCTTCGAGGAACTGCTGTTCCGCGCGGCGCTCGTCGGCGCGTTCGCCACGGGGTTCGGACTCTCGCCGTGGTTGCTCGCGGCGTTCTCGACGGTGGCGTTCGCCGTCGGTCACGGCGCGCAGGGACCCGGCGGGGTCGCGGTCACCGGCCTGCTCGGGTTCGCGCTGGCGGCCGCGTTCGTCCTCACGGGGAGTCTACTGGTCGTCGTCGTCGCCCACTACCTCGTGAACGCGCTGGAGTTCGTCGTCCACGAAGGTCTCGGAGTCGAGTGGACGTGA
- a CDS encoding aldo/keto reductase, whose protein sequence is MSDELLRPEPRIGLGTMGIEDAERIASAIETGYRHLDTAQIYENERVVGRGVERAPVERADLSLATKVWAESLAHDDVLASTRESLDRLGVGYVDLLYVHRPVDTYDPEETLSAFDRLRDEGRVRAVGVSNFDAEQVAEAREILDAPLAANQVEMHPLYQQADLLADAQRHDYALVAYSPLAQGEVFDLPEIRDVAEKHDATPAQVSLAWLAEKDNIVPIPRSASDDHLRENLAALDLELDAEDVAKVESIDREKKLFE, encoded by the coding sequence ATGAGCGACGAACTGCTCCGACCGGAGCCGAGAATCGGACTCGGGACGATGGGTATCGAGGACGCCGAGCGAATCGCCTCGGCAATCGAGACGGGGTATCGACACCTCGACACCGCCCAGATATACGAGAACGAGCGCGTCGTGGGTCGCGGGGTCGAGCGCGCCCCCGTCGAGCGCGCGGACCTCTCGCTGGCGACGAAGGTGTGGGCCGAAAGCCTCGCGCACGACGACGTGCTCGCCAGCACGCGCGAGAGTCTCGACCGACTCGGCGTCGGGTACGTGGATTTGCTCTACGTCCACCGACCCGTCGACACCTACGACCCCGAGGAGACGCTGTCGGCGTTCGACCGACTCCGCGACGAGGGCCGGGTCCGCGCCGTGGGCGTGAGCAACTTCGACGCCGAACAGGTCGCCGAGGCCCGCGAGATTCTCGACGCGCCGCTCGCGGCGAATCAGGTGGAGATGCACCCCCTCTACCAGCAGGCGGACCTGCTCGCCGACGCCCAGCGTCACGACTACGCGCTCGTGGCGTACTCGCCGCTGGCGCAGGGCGAGGTGTTCGACCTTCCCGAGATTCGGGACGTCGCCGAGAAGCACGACGCGACGCCCGCGCAGGTCAGTCTGGCGTGGCTCGCGGAGAAGGACAACATCGTCCCGATTCCGCGGTCGGCCAGCGACGACCACCTCAGAGAGAACCTCGCGGCGCTGGACCTCGAACTCGACGCCGAGGACGTGGCGAAAGTCGAGTCGATAGACCGCGAGAAGAAGCTGTTCGAGTGA
- a CDS encoding mechanosensitive ion channel family protein, producing the protein MLRSVERLSLLSAVVLALAAGVVAELDFAPLTVSGLPVVDVLTKALLVGAIVTAAYGVYGLTFEAVVERTTSKRRRHDARNVLRLVFVAVTAVAIFGVLTAQWVGVLFSLGVVGFAVTFALQQPLFSLIGWFYIVVKRPYHVGDRVAIEGSKGDVVDVDFFVTTLWEINGELVSSHQPSGRTITLPNSVVLSSHVYNYSWEEFPYVWNELGVQVAYETDLAFTKAVMEREAEALLGEEMRSRIRRYRERLDETPVELEVRDGPTVNVRQEESWVDLRLRYLVHPKRGTQVRNELYDRILSSLNDHPDRVDFPVSRNR; encoded by the coding sequence ATGCTCCGCTCCGTCGAGCGTCTCTCCCTGCTCTCGGCCGTCGTTCTCGCGCTCGCGGCGGGCGTCGTCGCCGAGTTAGATTTCGCTCCTCTCACCGTCTCCGGACTGCCCGTCGTGGACGTGCTGACGAAGGCCCTGCTCGTCGGAGCCATCGTCACCGCCGCCTACGGCGTCTACGGCCTCACGTTCGAGGCGGTCGTGGAGCGAACGACCAGCAAGCGCCGCCGACACGACGCGCGAAACGTGTTGCGACTCGTCTTCGTCGCCGTCACGGCGGTCGCCATCTTCGGCGTCCTGACCGCCCAGTGGGTCGGCGTGCTGTTCTCGCTGGGCGTCGTCGGCTTCGCGGTCACGTTCGCGCTCCAGCAACCGCTGTTCTCGCTCATCGGGTGGTTCTACATCGTCGTCAAGCGCCCGTACCACGTCGGTGACCGGGTCGCCATCGAGGGGTCGAAGGGCGACGTGGTGGACGTGGACTTCTTCGTGACGACGCTCTGGGAGATAAACGGCGAACTGGTCTCCTCCCACCAGCCGTCGGGTCGGACCATCACGCTCCCGAACAGCGTCGTGCTCTCCTCGCACGTCTACAACTACTCGTGGGAGGAGTTCCCGTACGTCTGGAACGAACTGGGCGTGCAGGTCGCCTACGAGACGGACCTCGCGTTCACCAAGGCCGTGATGGAACGGGAGGCCGAGGCGTTGCTCGGCGAGGAGATGCGGTCGCGGATTCGACGCTACCGCGAGCGACTCGACGAGACGCCGGTGGAACTCGAAGTCCGGGACGGGCCGACGGTGAACGTCCGGCAGGAGGAGTCGTGGGTGGACCTGCGACTGCGGTATCTGGTCCATCCCAAGCGCGGCACGCAGGTCCGGAACGAACTGTACGACCGAATCCTGTCGTCGCTGAACGACCACCCCGACAGAGTGGACTTCCCCGTCAGTCGGAATCGGTAG